Proteins encoded together in one Mycobacterium simiae window:
- a CDS encoding cytochrome P450, which yields MKQRLHWLALHGFVRGAAAIGRRRGDMQARLIADPAVAADPVPFCDALHARGPLVKSRVGYLAVDHGVSHSVLRSDDFRVLMLGSNLPAPVRWLERHTRDDLLHPLREPSLLATEPPDHTRYRKTVSGVFTSRAVAALRDRVEHTAAALLDELATESGVVNIVGRYCSQLPVAIISDILGVPERDRSRILQFGELAAPSLDIGLRWDQFRSVQRGIAGFNSWLVDHLQQLRRHPGDDLMSQLILAAESGSDETYLSEAELTAIAGLVLAAGFETTVNLLGNGIRMLLDAPEHLDTLRERPEVWPNAVEEVLRLDSPVQLTARKAINDVELAGRRIASGDMVLLYLAAANRDPSVFPDPHRFDIERPNAGRHLAFSGGRHFCLGAALARAEGEVGLRAFFDRFPEVRPAGFGTRRDTRVLRGWSSLPVALGRARSMAPVDV from the coding sequence ATGAAGCAACGATTGCACTGGCTCGCGCTGCACGGCTTCGTTCGCGGTGCGGCGGCGATCGGCCGGCGGCGGGGTGACATGCAGGCCCGGCTTATTGCCGATCCGGCGGTGGCGGCCGACCCGGTGCCGTTCTGCGACGCGCTGCACGCGCGGGGGCCCTTGGTGAAGAGCCGGGTGGGCTATCTGGCGGTCGACCACGGAGTCAGTCACAGTGTGCTGCGTTCCGACGACTTCCGGGTGCTGATGCTGGGATCCAACCTGCCCGCACCGGTGCGGTGGCTGGAGCGCCACACCCGCGACGATCTGCTGCACCCGCTGCGCGAACCGTCGCTGCTGGCCACCGAGCCGCCGGATCACACGCGCTACCGCAAGACGGTGTCGGGGGTGTTCACCTCGCGGGCGGTCGCCGCGTTGCGCGACCGGGTCGAGCACACCGCGGCCGCGCTGCTGGACGAGCTGGCCACCGAGTCGGGCGTGGTGAACATCGTCGGACGGTACTGCTCACAACTTCCGGTCGCGATCATCAGCGACATCTTGGGTGTGCCCGAACGGGACCGATCGCGCATCCTGCAGTTCGGCGAGCTGGCGGCCCCGAGCTTGGACATCGGATTGCGGTGGGACCAATTCCGCAGCGTGCAGCGCGGGATCGCGGGTTTCAATTCCTGGCTGGTCGATCACCTGCAGCAGTTGCGCCGCCACCCCGGCGACGACCTGATGAGTCAGCTGATTCTGGCAGCCGAAAGTGGTTCGGATGAAACATATCTCAGTGAAGCGGAACTGACCGCGATCGCGGGGCTGGTGTTGGCCGCCGGATTCGAGACCACAGTGAACCTGTTGGGTAACGGCATCCGCATGCTGCTCGACGCACCCGAGCATCTCGACACGTTGCGCGAGCGTCCCGAGGTGTGGCCCAACGCCGTCGAAGAGGTCCTGCGGTTGGACTCCCCGGTGCAGTTGACCGCGCGCAAGGCGATCAATGACGTCGAGCTGGCCGGCCGCCGGATCGCCAGCGGGGACATGGTGTTGCTCTATCTGGCTGCCGCCAACCGCGACCCGTCGGTGTTCCCCGATCCGCATCGCTTCGACATCGAACGCCCCAATGCCGGACGGCATCTCGCGTTTTCCGGGGGTCGGCACTTCTGCCTGGGCGCTGCCCTGGCGCGCGCAGAGGGCGAAGTCGGGTTGCGGGCCTTCTTCGATCGTTTCCCCGAGGTGCGCCCGGCCGGTTTCGGGACCAGGCGGGACACCCGGGTGCTCCGGGGATGGTCGAGCCTGCCGGTAGCGCTGGGGCGTGCGCGCTCGATGGCCCCGGTGGACGTCTAG
- the rpfC gene encoding resuscitation-promoting factor RpfC yields MRNLGKPLIKYAIAGGIVAATLGPATAEAGAAPTPNWDAIAQCESGGNWHANTGNGAYGGLQFKPATWAEYGGVGNPAAASREQQIAVANRLFADQGVEPWPKCGAASGLPIGWYSHPAQGIKEIINGLIQAATPHR; encoded by the coding sequence ATGAGAAACTTGGGGAAGCCTCTCATCAAGTACGCGATTGCCGGCGGGATCGTCGCAGCGACGCTTGGGCCGGCGACCGCCGAGGCCGGCGCGGCGCCGACACCCAACTGGGACGCGATTGCGCAATGCGAGTCCGGCGGCAATTGGCACGCCAACACTGGAAACGGCGCTTACGGCGGACTGCAATTCAAGCCCGCCACGTGGGCCGAGTACGGTGGCGTCGGCAACCCCGCAGCAGCTTCGCGAGAGCAACAAATAGCCGTCGCTAACCGGCTTTTCGCCGATCAGGGCGTCGAGCCGTGGCCGAAGTGCGGCGCCGCGTCGGGCCTGCCGATCGGTTGGTACTCGCATCCCGCGCAGGGCATCAAGGAGATCATCAACGGCCTTATCCAGGCGGCCACTCCGCACCGATGA
- a CDS encoding class I SAM-dependent methyltransferase — translation MPRTENDSWDLATSVGATATMVAAGRAVASKAEEPLIDDPFAEPLVRAVGIEFLARWANGDINAADIDGPDDVWGLQRMADLMGARTRYFDAFFRDAMDAGIRQAVILASGLDARAYRLQWPAGATVFEIDQPEVIQFKSATLADLGARPTADLREVAIDLRQDWPAALRAAGFDPSAPSAWIAEGLLAFLPADAQDRLLDNITDLSTPGSRVAAEIFGNRPGEDGEQAPDVIGLAAQRWRAHGFEVELADLRYDVERNDVATYLTQHGWQTQRKTINELFAANGISEIPSTADFFNAETYYCTAIRPA, via the coding sequence ATGCCTCGTACAGAGAATGATTCGTGGGATTTGGCAACCAGCGTCGGAGCAACTGCCACGATGGTGGCTGCCGGGCGGGCGGTTGCCTCGAAGGCCGAGGAGCCGCTGATCGACGACCCCTTCGCGGAGCCCCTGGTGCGCGCCGTGGGAATCGAGTTCCTCGCCCGCTGGGCTAACGGAGACATCAACGCGGCCGACATCGACGGCCCCGACGACGTCTGGGGCTTGCAGCGGATGGCGGACCTGATGGGAGCCCGGACGCGGTACTTCGACGCATTCTTCCGGGACGCGATGGACGCAGGAATCCGTCAGGCCGTCATCTTGGCGTCCGGTTTGGATGCGCGGGCCTACCGGCTGCAGTGGCCGGCCGGCGCCACGGTGTTTGAGATAGATCAGCCCGAAGTGATCCAGTTCAAGAGTGCCACCCTGGCCGATCTGGGTGCCCGCCCGACGGCCGACCTACGCGAGGTGGCGATCGACCTCCGGCAGGATTGGCCGGCGGCGTTGCGGGCGGCCGGTTTCGACCCCTCGGCGCCCAGCGCATGGATCGCCGAAGGTCTGCTCGCATTCCTGCCCGCGGATGCCCAGGACCGCCTGCTGGACAACATCACCGACCTCAGCACGCCGGGGAGCCGGGTGGCTGCCGAGATCTTCGGCAACCGGCCGGGCGAAGACGGTGAGCAAGCGCCAGATGTCATCGGGCTCGCCGCCCAGCGCTGGCGCGCACACGGGTTCGAGGTGGAGCTTGCCGACCTGCGCTACGACGTGGAGCGCAACGACGTGGCAACTTACCTAACCCAGCACGGCTGGCAGACGCAGCGCAAGACCATAAACGAGCTGTTCGCGGCGAACGGCATTTCCGAAATACCTTCGACCGCTGACTTTTTCAACGCCGAGACCTACTACTGCACAGCAATCCGGCCGGCCTGA
- a CDS encoding SRPBCC family protein: MCLDRAMEGSATVHMAAPADRIWELISDVRNTGRFSPEVFEAEWLGGAIGPALGAKFRGHVKRNEIGPIYWTVCEVTACEPGREFGFSVLLGDRPVNNWHYRLLPFGAGTDVTESFRLSPAPWLGVYWVFGGFLRKRRNVRDMTKTLNRIKDVVEAG, translated from the coding sequence ATGTGTTTGGATCGGGCCATGGAAGGTTCGGCAACTGTTCATATGGCGGCACCCGCGGACAGGATTTGGGAGCTGATTTCCGACGTCCGCAATACCGGAAGGTTTTCACCGGAGGTATTTGAAGCCGAGTGGCTGGGTGGTGCGATAGGGCCGGCCCTTGGCGCGAAATTCCGCGGTCATGTTAAACGAAACGAGATCGGGCCGATTTATTGGACGGTCTGTGAAGTCACTGCGTGTGAGCCCGGCCGCGAATTCGGGTTTTCGGTGCTTCTTGGCGACAGGCCGGTCAACAACTGGCACTACCGCCTCCTGCCGTTCGGCGCCGGCACGGACGTCACCGAGTCGTTCCGGCTCAGCCCCGCGCCATGGCTGGGGGTGTACTGGGTGTTTGGCGGCTTTTTGCGTAAGCGCCGCAACGTCCGTGATATGACCAAAACGCTGAACCGCATCAAAGACGTCGTCGAGGCGGGCTGA
- a CDS encoding 5'-phosphate oxidase produces MPRFETEMEVCPHCRRAAEATVEYVRDDAGKVLRRIVRDVQCRHTDCPGSEVPPHWG; encoded by the coding sequence ATGCCGCGGTTCGAGACCGAAATGGAAGTCTGCCCACACTGCCGACGGGCGGCGGAGGCGACCGTCGAATATGTGCGCGACGACGCCGGCAAGGTCCTGCGTAGGATCGTGCGGGACGTCCAGTGCCGACACACGGATTGCCCGGGCAGCGAAGTTCCGCCGCACTGGGGCTAG
- a CDS encoding DUF7159 family protein — METVLGLSLTPTTFGWVLAEGHGADGTILDHQETALRAEQGVPAVSTADQVAQEVLRVDAQAGAGEHRLRVIGVTWNDAAAAQAALLVEALTDAGFDNVVPVRLLDAVETLALAIAPVIGYDQTAVCLLEHERATVVMIDSHVDETRTVIKHISGGFDGLRSWLTKMFDRSGWRPQAVVVVGADSDIDGFSWQLEKALPVPVFAQTMAQVTVARGAALAAARSTEFTDEQLIACTADPAPAAPPRRGRLSYAGAAAALATGVVTFVSSLAMAVGIQFAPAAGQAPGKDQAHRTTPQVAEAGRPAVAPPPSIEPSVPRPAAGEPVSRQDAPAPESGEQQREANEPQPYLTRVLEHIPGDTGEPAPPPEPAQP; from the coding sequence TTGGAGACGGTTCTAGGGCTATCACTGACGCCGACCACCTTCGGGTGGGTCCTTGCTGAAGGACACGGCGCCGACGGCACCATCCTGGACCATCAGGAAACGGCGTTGCGCGCCGAGCAGGGGGTACCGGCCGTCAGTACCGCAGACCAGGTAGCCCAGGAGGTGCTGCGGGTGGATGCGCAGGCGGGTGCGGGCGAGCACCGCTTGCGTGTCATCGGAGTGACGTGGAATGACGCGGCCGCCGCCCAAGCCGCACTGCTGGTGGAAGCACTGACTGACGCCGGATTCGACAATGTCGTGCCGGTTCGGTTGCTGGACGCCGTCGAGACGCTGGCTCTGGCCATTGCACCCGTCATCGGTTACGACCAGACGGCGGTCTGCCTGCTCGAACACGAGCGCGCGACGGTCGTCATGATCGACAGCCATGTCGACGAAACCCGCACCGTCATCAAACACATCAGCGGCGGCTTCGACGGGCTGCGATCGTGGTTGACCAAGATGTTCGACCGCAGCGGTTGGCGTCCGCAGGCCGTTGTGGTGGTGGGCGCCGATAGCGATATCGACGGATTTTCATGGCAGCTTGAAAAAGCTTTGCCAGTACCGGTTTTCGCGCAGACGATGGCGCAGGTGACCGTCGCCCGAGGCGCGGCATTGGCGGCGGCCCGCAGCACCGAGTTCACCGACGAGCAGTTGATCGCGTGCACGGCGGACCCCGCACCCGCGGCCCCGCCCAGGCGCGGCCGCCTGTCCTATGCCGGGGCCGCGGCCGCATTGGCCACCGGTGTCGTCACCTTCGTCTCGTCGCTCGCGATGGCCGTCGGTATCCAGTTCGCTCCGGCCGCGGGGCAGGCCCCGGGCAAGGACCAGGCGCACCGGACGACACCGCAAGTGGCCGAGGCGGGCCGGCCCGCCGTTGCGCCCCCGCCGTCGATCGAGCCGTCGGTGCCGCGGCCGGCCGCCGGTGAACCCGTTTCGAGGCAGGACGCACCGGCGCCGGAGTCTGGCGAACAGCAACGCGAGGCCAACGAGCCGCAGCCGTATCTGACGCGGGTTCTCGAGCACATTCCCGGCGACACTGGTGAACCGGCCCCGCCGCCGGAACCGGCGCAGCCCTAA
- a CDS encoding limonene-1,2-epoxide hydrolase family protein, translating into MIRVDDVVLGMWQALSRRDWDAVKTFLADDCLYVDMPVPAVSARGPENIVTRLKIGLEPLAGYQNHDGVLVSNGTDVMYEHSETWTFASGEQGVLRFVTVHKVVDAKITVWKDYWDMNSLISFAPPNHFENLAAADTSWVFDASGLI; encoded by the coding sequence ATGATTAGAGTCGACGACGTGGTTCTCGGTATGTGGCAGGCGCTTTCGCGGCGAGACTGGGATGCGGTCAAGACGTTTCTGGCCGACGACTGCCTCTACGTCGACATGCCCGTCCCGGCAGTGTCGGCCCGGGGACCCGAGAACATCGTGACGCGACTCAAGATTGGGCTCGAGCCGTTGGCCGGCTACCAGAACCATGACGGCGTGCTGGTGTCCAACGGCACCGACGTGATGTACGAGCATTCCGAAACGTGGACGTTTGCCTCGGGTGAGCAAGGCGTGCTCCGATTCGTCACAGTACATAAAGTGGTCGACGCCAAGATCACGGTGTGGAAAGACTATTGGGACATGAACAGCCTGATTAGTTTCGCGCCGCCGAATCACTTCGAGAACCTGGCGGCAGCAGATACGTCCTGGGTTTTCGATGCTTCAGGTCTGATCTGA
- a CDS encoding chorismate mutase — protein MLPAAPARGDNSALTELVGAAAQRLRIAEPVAAFKWKTHGAIEDPVRVQQELAELSADAAAQHIDADFVSRVFGDQIDATTGIEYRRFADWTLDPASAPTQAPDLSVSRSTIDGLNKTMLAQLAAHRELLRGPVCGPQLDAALADVTRADQLDDLYKQALARATSSYCT, from the coding sequence ATGCTGCCGGCAGCGCCCGCACGGGGGGATAACAGCGCGCTGACCGAGCTGGTCGGCGCGGCCGCCCAGCGGTTGCGGATCGCGGAGCCGGTAGCCGCTTTTAAATGGAAAACCCATGGTGCCATCGAGGATCCGGTTCGGGTTCAGCAAGAGCTCGCCGAGTTGAGCGCCGATGCGGCCGCCCAGCACATCGACGCGGACTTCGTGAGCCGCGTGTTCGGCGACCAGATCGACGCCACCACCGGAATCGAATACCGCCGTTTCGCGGACTGGACGCTTGACCCCGCCAGCGCCCCAACCCAGGCGCCCGATCTGTCCGTGTCACGCTCGACGATCGACGGCCTGAATAAGACGATGCTGGCGCAGCTCGCTGCGCACCGCGAGCTGCTGCGGGGGCCGGTCTGCGGCCCGCAGCTCGATGCCGCGCTGGCCGACGTTACCCGCGCTGACCAGCTCGATGACCTCTACAAGCAGGCGCTGGCGCGGGCCACAAGCTCGTATTGCACGTAA
- a CDS encoding dienelactone hydrolase family protein produces the protein MNPLQRYLAHEIATDHVDGLMTRREALRRLSLLGLGSTAAVALLAACAKDQGQPPTAKSSVHPETSVAPTPPPGMANALPTAPISWTSSGGQLRGAWAQAANPKGAVLVIHENRGLNDWVRSVAGRLAGAGYSALAIDLLSEQGGTAAFTDPAQATAALAAIAPGQFTHDMNSGVAELRLRAPGQQVAVVGFCFGGGLVWQLLAAGALGVSAAVPFYGPLPPNPDFAASKAAVLGIYGALDARVTGSQSAAKAALDRAGLINELVVEPNADHAFFNETGPRYNAVAAADAWQRLLDWLDRYLARR, from the coding sequence GTGAACCCGCTTCAGCGCTACCTCGCCCACGAGATCGCCACTGACCACGTCGACGGCCTGATGACGCGACGAGAAGCCTTGCGGCGACTGTCGCTGCTCGGTCTGGGCAGCACCGCAGCAGTTGCGCTCCTCGCCGCCTGCGCCAAGGACCAAGGACAGCCCCCAACCGCCAAATCGTCGGTGCATCCCGAAACCTCAGTTGCCCCCACGCCACCGCCCGGAATGGCGAACGCGTTACCGACGGCGCCGATTTCGTGGACCAGCTCGGGGGGTCAGTTGCGGGGGGCCTGGGCGCAGGCAGCCAACCCCAAGGGCGCGGTCTTAGTTATCCACGAAAACCGCGGGCTGAACGACTGGGTGCGCTCGGTCGCGGGACGTCTGGCGGGCGCCGGATACTCGGCGCTGGCCATCGACCTGTTGTCGGAACAGGGTGGGACCGCGGCGTTCACGGATCCTGCGCAGGCCACCGCGGCACTCGCCGCCATCGCGCCCGGGCAATTCACCCACGATATGAATTCCGGCGTCGCCGAGCTTCGACTGCGTGCACCGGGACAGCAGGTGGCCGTGGTCGGGTTCTGCTTTGGCGGCGGACTGGTGTGGCAACTGCTGGCCGCCGGCGCGCTCGGCGTGTCGGCAGCGGTCCCGTTTTATGGGCCGTTGCCGCCGAACCCGGACTTCGCCGCGTCCAAGGCCGCGGTGCTGGGCATCTACGGCGCCCTCGACGCGAGGGTGACCGGCTCGCAATCGGCCGCCAAGGCAGCGTTGGACCGGGCTGGGCTGATCAACGAGCTGGTGGTGGAACCGAATGCCGACCATGCCTTCTTCAACGAGACCGGCCCCCGCTACAACGCCGTTGCCGCCGCGGACGCCTGGCAGCGGCTGCTGGACTGGCTCGACCGATACCTGGCCCGGCGCTGA
- a CDS encoding YceI family protein encodes MTRPWTLDAANGELLLHTGVTGRAARMGHRLTIAMTRWQATVEWSGAEPVAAELVVDVDSFQVVGSRGGVTGLTGPEKALVRSNALGALDARRFPQIRFAADSIEQTARGYRLTGTVSIRGKRREHVIDLGTADLGESWRMFAESVVSQADFGIKPYSLLMGSVRVADEVSLRFEAVHAKGD; translated from the coding sequence GTGACCCGGCCGTGGACCCTCGACGCCGCCAACGGTGAGCTACTACTGCATACCGGCGTCACCGGGCGGGCAGCGCGGATGGGTCATCGCCTCACGATCGCGATGACGCGTTGGCAGGCAACAGTGGAATGGTCGGGCGCCGAGCCCGTCGCCGCCGAGCTCGTGGTCGACGTGGACTCCTTCCAGGTGGTCGGCAGTCGCGGCGGCGTCACGGGACTTACCGGACCGGAGAAAGCTCTGGTCCGCTCGAATGCGTTGGGTGCACTCGACGCCCGGCGCTTTCCCCAAATCCGCTTTGCCGCCGACAGCATCGAGCAGACCGCCCGCGGGTACCGCCTCACCGGGACAGTGAGTATTCGGGGGAAGCGGCGTGAGCACGTAATCGATTTGGGCACAGCGGACCTCGGCGAGTCCTGGCGGATGTTTGCCGAGTCGGTCGTCTCGCAGGCTGACTTCGGAATCAAGCCCTACTCGCTGCTGATGGGCTCGGTCCGGGTCGCTGACGAGGTATCTCTGCGTTTCGAAGCGGTGCACGCCAAGGGTGATTGA
- a CDS encoding esterase family protein gives MTDVSEKIRAWGRRLVVGAAAAVALPGLIGLAGGAATANAFSRPGLPVEYLQVPSAGMGRDIKVQFQSGGEGSPAVYLLDGLRAQDDYNGWDINTPAFEWYYKSGLSVVMPVGGQSSFYTDWYRPACGKAGCSTYKWETFLTSELPGYLSSQKGVKANGSAAVGISMAGASAMNLAIYHPAQFIYAGSLSGYLSPSTGQGWIGLAMGDAGGYKKEDMWGPDNDPAWQRNDPLVNVGQLVANNTRLWVYCGNGTPNELGGANLPATFLESNFMIGVNKKFQEAYTAAGGHNAVFNFPNYGTHSWEYWGAQLNAMKPDLQSTLGASGG, from the coding sequence ATGACAGACGTGAGCGAGAAGATCCGGGCCTGGGGGCGCCGGCTTGTGGTCGGTGCGGCAGCGGCTGTGGCCCTGCCGGGTCTGATCGGTCTTGCCGGAGGCGCGGCGACGGCCAATGCATTTTCCCGGCCCGGCCTACCCGTCGAATATCTGCAGGTGCCGTCGGCCGGCATGGGCCGCGACATCAAGGTCCAATTCCAGAGCGGTGGCGAAGGCTCCCCCGCCGTGTACCTCCTCGACGGGTTGCGTGCCCAGGACGACTACAACGGTTGGGACATCAACACTCCCGCGTTCGAGTGGTACTACAAGTCGGGCCTATCCGTGGTCATGCCGGTTGGTGGCCAGTCCAGCTTCTACACCGACTGGTATCGCCCGGCGTGTGGGAAGGCCGGCTGCTCCACGTACAAGTGGGAGACCTTCCTGACTAGTGAGCTGCCCGGCTACCTGTCGTCGCAGAAGGGCGTCAAGGCGAATGGCAGTGCGGCGGTCGGCATCTCGATGGCCGGTGCCTCCGCGATGAACCTGGCGATCTACCACCCGGCCCAATTCATTTACGCCGGTTCGCTGTCCGGCTACCTCAGCCCGTCCACCGGGCAGGGCTGGATCGGATTGGCCATGGGCGATGCCGGCGGCTACAAGAAGGAAGACATGTGGGGGCCGGACAACGACCCCGCCTGGCAACGCAACGACCCCTTGGTCAACGTCGGTCAACTCGTCGCCAACAACACTCGCCTGTGGGTGTACTGCGGTAACGGAACGCCGAACGAGCTGGGCGGCGCTAACCTGCCGGCCACCTTCCTCGAGAGCAACTTCATGATCGGTGTCAACAAGAAGTTCCAAGAGGCCTACACCGCAGCGGGCGGCCACAACGCCGTGTTCAACTTCCCCAACTACGGAACGCACAGCTGGGAGTACTGGGGAGCCCAACTGAACGCGATGAAGCCGGACCTGCAGAGCACCCTGGGTGCTAGCGGCGGATAA
- a CDS encoding SDR family oxidoreductase yields MKSVFITGAGSGMGREGVRLFHAKGWRVGAVDRDADGLAAVARELGDERLWTRPVDVTVKADLDGALADFCAGNPAGGLDMMWNNAGIGESGWFEDVPYEATMRVVEVNYKAVLTGAYGALPYLKKAPGSLMFTTSSSSATYGMPRLAVYSSTKHAVKGLTEALSVEWRRHGVRVADVLPGLIDTAILTTTPNHSNDGAAPMTPEELRATAPKKGMLRLMPARSVAETAWQAYHHPNRLHWYVPKSIRMIDLLKGLSPEFVRGRIATSLPVLISKRQ; encoded by the coding sequence GTGAAATCGGTCTTCATCACTGGCGCGGGCAGTGGCATGGGCCGCGAAGGGGTCAGGCTGTTCCACGCCAAGGGCTGGCGGGTCGGTGCCGTGGACCGCGACGCCGACGGGCTCGCCGCGGTGGCCCGAGAACTGGGCGACGAGCGGCTGTGGACGCGCCCGGTCGACGTCACGGTCAAAGCGGATCTAGACGGCGCGCTGGCGGACTTCTGCGCCGGCAACCCCGCCGGCGGACTGGACATGATGTGGAACAACGCGGGCATAGGCGAGTCCGGCTGGTTCGAGGACGTGCCGTATGAGGCGACGATGCGCGTCGTCGAAGTGAACTACAAAGCTGTGCTGACCGGCGCCTACGGCGCACTCCCCTACCTCAAGAAGGCGCCCGGCAGCTTGATGTTCACGACGTCGTCGTCGTCGGCCACCTACGGAATGCCGCGCCTGGCCGTCTATTCGTCGACCAAGCATGCGGTCAAGGGCCTCACCGAGGCGCTCAGCGTGGAATGGCGCCGCCACGGTGTGCGGGTTGCCGACGTTCTTCCGGGTCTGATCGACACCGCCATCCTCACCACGACGCCGAACCACTCCAACGACGGTGCGGCACCCATGACGCCCGAGGAGCTGCGCGCGACCGCGCCAAAGAAGGGCATGTTGCGGTTGATGCCCGCACGCAGCGTGGCCGAGACCGCGTGGCAGGCCTACCACCATCCGAACCGGCTGCACTGGTATGTACCAAAGAGCATCCGCATGATCGACCTGCTCAAGGGTTTGAGTCCGGAGTTCGTCCGCGGCCGCATCGCCACCTCGTTGCCGGTGTTGATCTCGAAGCGTCAGTGA
- a CDS encoding lipoprotein LpqH: MRQYALVPLAGALVAAAGCATPQHTPLGAARLTINGISHAARPPACSQLQSYRTIDIADRDGHVEAVVLLSASRAIPQWVKIRNVDGFTGSFWLGGVGDAHVDVSNNAYTIAGSAYGINSANPNKVVTTDFTINASC, from the coding sequence GTGCGCCAGTACGCATTGGTCCCGCTCGCGGGTGCCCTGGTCGCCGCCGCGGGGTGCGCAACCCCGCAGCACACCCCGCTGGGTGCCGCACGCTTGACGATCAACGGGATCAGCCACGCGGCACGTCCGCCGGCCTGCAGCCAGCTGCAGTCGTATCGGACCATCGACATCGCCGACCGCGACGGCCACGTCGAAGCCGTGGTCTTGCTCAGCGCTTCGCGGGCCATCCCCCAGTGGGTGAAGATCCGCAACGTCGACGGATTCACCGGCAGCTTTTGGCTGGGTGGCGTGGGCGACGCGCACGTCGATGTCAGCAACAATGCCTACACGATCGCTGGCAGCGCCTACGGCATCAACAGCGCCAACCCGAACAAGGTTGTGACGACCGATTTCACGATCAACGCTTCATGTTGA